One stretch of Oceanispirochaeta sp. M1 DNA includes these proteins:
- the tnpB gene encoding IS66 family insertion sequence element accessory protein TnpB (TnpB, as the term is used for proteins encoded by IS66 family insertion elements, is considered an accessory protein, since TnpC, encoded by a neighboring gene, is a DDE family transposase.) — protein MIPDLSKTDIFIKPGRTDMRKQINGLTVIVQDDMELNPFSSSIFLFCNRERKILKALYWDNNGFCLWQKKIEKET, from the coding sequence GTGATTCCAGATCTTAGTAAAACAGATATTTTTATTAAGCCCGGTAGAACAGATATGCGGAAACAGATCAATGGACTAACAGTCATAGTTCAGGATGATATGGAGCTTAATCCATTCTCATCTTCCATTTTTCTATTCTGTAATCGGGAAAGGAAGATCCTGAAAGCCCTTTACTGGGATAACAATGGATTCTGTTTATGGCAGAAGAAGATAGAGAAAGAGAC